In the genome of Ammospiza nelsoni isolate bAmmNel1 chromosome 7, bAmmNel1.pri, whole genome shotgun sequence, one region contains:
- the LOC132075393 gene encoding alpha-aspartyl dipeptidase-like — translation MGSPRRLLLISNSTLHGGGYLGHCQQHIQSFLGQNVRRVLFIPYALHDRDAYARTAREKFESLGYGLDSIHESCDPVEAVRKSEAIFIGGGNTFRLLKALYDNCLIHEIRKRVLEDGIPYMGSSAGTNVATVSINTTNDMPIVYPPSLQALGLVPFNINPHYLDPDIKRTHMGETREERICQYHEEPNTPPVLGLREGTMLLVEGDNATLQGVTGARLFLRGKKPTEHEPGTDFSFLLTDSNPLNP, via the exons atGGGGAGCCCGCGGCGCCTGCTGCTGATCTCCAACTCCACCCTGCACGGAGGGGGGTACCTGggccactgccagcagcacatccagagCTTCCTAGGGCA gaACGTGAGGCGGGTGCTGTTCATCCCCTACGCCCTGCACGACCGTGACGCCTACGCCCGCACGGCCAGGGAGAAGTTTGAAAGCCTGG GTTATGGGCTGGACAGCATTCATGAATCTTGTGATCCAGTGGAAGCTGTAAGGAAATCTGAAGCAATATTTATTG GAGGTGGGAACACATTCCGTCTCCTGAAAGCTCTTTATGACAACTGTCTGATACATGAGATCAGGAAAAGAGTTCTTGAG gaTGGGATTCCTTACATGGGATCCAGCGCAGGAACCAACGTTGCCACTGTCAGCATCAATACCACCAATGACATGCCAATTGTTTATCCACCTTCCCTGCAGGCTCTAGGATTAGTTCCTTTTAATATTAACCCTCACTACCTGGACCCAGACATTAAAAGAACTCACATGGGT GAGACAAGAGAGGAAAGAATCTGCCAGTACCACGAAGAACCAAACACCCCTCCAGTTCTG GGCTTGCgggaaggtacgatgctgttAGTGGAAGGAGATAACGCCACGCTGCAAGGAGTGACAGGAGCACGTCTGTTTTTGAG GGGTAAGAAACCAACTGAACATGAGCCTGGAACAGATTTCAGTTTCCTCCTGACTGACAGCAATCCCCTGAATCCATAG